The proteins below come from a single Geobacillus thermoleovorans genomic window:
- the corA gene encoding magnesium/cobalt transporter CorA: protein MIRTCVVTKEFEILYDVDLTLVNSPDVSWYWVDFHEPTDEESALLASFFRFHPLAIEDCLEYVQRPKLDFYDRYLFVVLHAIAGMTLEAEEVDLFVGQNFIVSFHKSAIHAVDEVWERLKHEEDVQQGPFHVMYRLIDKLVDDYFPPLYHIEDVLNDLEENTNNEPIHDIIEKVFDIRGDLSKLRRTIVPMRDLLYRIIHSDRLQRMKERQLYFHDIYDHLLKLSEMIETNREITADIRDSYLSLNSNRMNNIMMTFTAITTIFMPLSFIAGIYGMNFDYMPELHWKYGYFVVLAAMAVIGMTMFVWFKRNGWFQLLKGDWAKEERERRQ, encoded by the coding sequence ATGATTCGCACGTGTGTCGTGACAAAAGAATTTGAGATTTTGTATGATGTTGACTTAACGCTTGTCAACAGCCCGGACGTCTCATGGTATTGGGTTGACTTTCATGAGCCGACGGATGAGGAATCGGCGCTGCTCGCCTCCTTTTTCCGTTTTCACCCACTGGCGATTGAAGACTGTCTCGAATATGTGCAGCGGCCGAAGCTCGATTTTTATGACCGCTACTTGTTTGTTGTGCTTCATGCCATTGCCGGAATGACGCTGGAGGCTGAGGAAGTCGATTTGTTTGTCGGGCAAAATTTCATCGTTTCGTTTCATAAGTCGGCCATTCACGCGGTCGATGAGGTGTGGGAGCGATTGAAGCATGAAGAAGATGTTCAGCAGGGGCCGTTTCACGTCATGTACCGGCTGATCGACAAGCTTGTGGATGATTATTTTCCACCGCTTTACCATATTGAAGACGTGCTGAACGATTTAGAGGAGAATACGAACAATGAACCGATTCACGACATTATTGAAAAAGTGTTTGACATCCGCGGCGATTTATCGAAGCTGCGCCGAACGATCGTGCCGATGCGCGACTTGTTGTACCGCATCATCCATTCCGACCGGCTGCAGCGCATGAAAGAACGGCAGCTGTACTTTCATGACATTTATGATCATTTGCTGAAGCTGTCGGAAATGATTGAGACAAACCGAGAAATTACCGCGGATATCCGCGACAGCTATTTATCGCTCAACTCGAATCGAATGAACAATATTATGATGACATTTACAGCCATTACGACCATTTTCATGCCGCTCTCCTTTATTGCCGGCATTTATGGGATGAACTTTGATTATATGCCTGAATTGCACTGGAAGTACGGATACTTTGTTGTATTGGCTGCCATGGCGGTGATCGGCATGACGATGTTCGTCTGGTTTAAGCGCAACGGCTGGTTTCAGTTGTTGAAAGGCGACTGGGCGAAGGAGGAGCGGGAGCGCCGCCAGTAG
- a CDS encoding IDEAL domain-containing protein, protein MYEKQYPNEGAVLFNQPEEKSSYGPMAEQVLKEAIFQFQRKKLMEQIDEALAAGNKPLFFKLSAQYNDLLKKYGA, encoded by the coding sequence ATGTACGAAAAACAATACCCGAATGAAGGCGCCGTTTTGTTCAACCAGCCGGAAGAAAAAAGCAGCTACGGGCCGATGGCCGAACAAGTGCTGAAAGAAGCGATCTTCCAGTTTCAAAGAAAAAAACTGATGGAACAAATTGATGAAGCGCTCGCGGCCGGCAACAAGCCGTTGTTTTTCAAGCTTTCCGCCCAATATAACGACCTGTTGAAAAAATACGGCGCGTAA
- a CDS encoding glycoside hydrolase domain-containing protein: MARGIWGVDSAQAVTDQLFQCVRTELGYPKFWGRYLSEVPNVSEGLTRDEIARIRSYGVKVLPIYNAFREAVGYANGQVAARNAVFHARRLGIPKNKLLFANIEDFFAVDAAWIAAWVETLYPTGYRPGLYADPTKGDFAAAYCEAVSRNNQVAVQAVIWSAAPRPGTTKEQKAPRYQPAAPPCSANVWVWQYGRDAEVCPVDTNLADRRLLDFLY; the protein is encoded by the coding sequence ATGGCAAGAGGAATTTGGGGAGTCGACTCGGCGCAAGCCGTAACGGATCAGCTGTTTCAATGCGTGCGGACGGAGCTTGGCTATCCGAAATTTTGGGGCCGTTATTTGTCGGAAGTGCCGAACGTGTCCGAAGGGTTGACACGCGACGAGATCGCCCGCATCCGCAGCTATGGCGTGAAGGTGCTGCCGATTTATAACGCCTTCCGCGAAGCGGTCGGCTATGCGAACGGTCAGGTGGCGGCGCGCAACGCGGTGTTCCATGCGCGGCGGCTCGGCATTCCGAAAAATAAACTGCTGTTTGCCAACATCGAAGACTTTTTCGCTGTGGATGCCGCTTGGATCGCTGCTTGGGTGGAAACGCTCTATCCGACCGGATACCGGCCGGGGCTGTACGCGGACCCGACGAAAGGGGATTTCGCCGCTGCCTATTGCGAGGCGGTCAGCCGGAACAACCAAGTGGCGGTGCAGGCGGTCATTTGGAGCGCCGCACCAAGGCCGGGAACGACGAAAGAGCAGAAAGCGCCGCGCTATCAGCCGGCTGCCCCGCCTTGCAGCGCGAATGTCTGGGTGTGGCAGTACGGGCGTGATGCAGAAGTCTGCCCGGTTGACACGAATTTAGCTGACCGACGCCTATTGGACTTTTTGTATTGA